One bacterium genomic window, TCGGTGTGAAGTTCGCCACGGTGCACGCCTCCGGAGGTCGTGCGATGCTCACGGCGGCCGCGGAAAGCGCCCGCGGCACCGGGACGACGATCCTCGCCGTGACCGTCCTCACCAGCCTGGACGATGCCGACCTCACGGACGTCGGGTTTTCCCTCGGCGCGGCGGATGCGGTGGCGCGACTCGCCGACCTTGCGCTTTCCGCAGGGATCGAAGGTCTCGTCTGCTCGGCGAAGGAAGTCGAGGCCGTGCGTGCGCGCGTCGGGAAGCGGGTCACTCTCGTCACCCCGGGCGTGCGGATGGCGGGGGAGGCCGTGGGAGACCAGAAGCGGGTGGTGACGCCGGCCGAGGCAATCCGCAGGGGAGCCGATTACCTGGTCGTCGGACGGCCGATCACGAAGGCGGCGGATCCTGCGGCGGCGGCGCGGGCCATCGCGGCGTCGTTGCACGGCGTCCTTTCGGGAGGGGAACGGCCTTGAAGGATCGGGATGCAGGGAGGGAAAGACGCCCGCCGGTGAAGTCGGCGGGGGACGGCGGCCGGAACGCGGCGGGGAAGGGAGTGTCGCGAGAAGCCGGCGGCGGTTCCATCTGGGTGACCGGACGTCATCCCGTCGAGGAACTTCTCGCGTCGGCGACGCAGCGGGCGCGGAAGGTCCTCCTGAGCGACGCGGTCTCCAGGGAGGTGCGCGCAGGATTCGAAAAGCGGGCGAACGAACTCGCGCTGCCTTGCCTGACCTGTACCCGGCAGGAATGGGAGCGGCGGACGGGGGAGCGCGAGGGGGGCGGAATCGCCGCGGAAATCGCGGAGTACGCGTACGCGGAGATGGAGGAGTTCGTCTCCGCGTTGCCGGAGACGGCGAGGGTGTTCCTGCTGGACGGGATCACCGACCCACGGAACCTCGGGGCGATCCTGCGCAGCGCGCGGGCGTTCGCCTTCGACGGAGTGA contains:
- the pyrF gene encoding orotidine-5'-phosphate decarboxylase, which gives rise to MKNRIIVALDTDSPEAALATVKSLSGEVGLFKVGMELFPRGGPDLVRRIREAGFEVFLDLKFHDIPNTVAGAVRSAAALGVKFATVHASGGRAMLTAAAESARGTGTTILAVTVLTSLDDADLTDVGFSLGAADAVARLADLALSAGIEGLVCSAKEVEAVRARVGKRVTLVTPGVRMAGEAVGDQKRVVTPAEAIRRGADYLVVGRPITKAADPAAAARAIAASLHGVLSGGERP
- the rlmB gene encoding 23S rRNA (guanosine(2251)-2'-O)-methyltransferase RlmB yields the protein MKDRDAGRERRPPVKSAGDGGRNAAGKGVSREAGGGSIWVTGRHPVEELLASATQRARKVLLSDAVSREVRAGFEKRANELALPCLTCTRQEWERRTGEREGGGIAAEIAEYAYAEMEEFVSALPETARVFLLDGITDPRNLGAILRSARAFAFDGVILPADRSCPVTGAVFRASAGAAAHVPVVQVTNLARAIERLQEAGFWLYAAEGGEGTELSAFAPAKRTAIVLGSEEKGIRRLARERCDGVVRIPMAAGAESLNVSVAAGIIAYSIRKSLTSPAD